In Zingiber officinale cultivar Zhangliang chromosome 3A, Zo_v1.1, whole genome shotgun sequence, the DNA window CCATTTTTTTCAACTCTAGCTATTTTGAAAAGCTTGTTAAAAGTTATTCCCTCACAacgatttttctaacttaacattTTTTAGCTATTTTTGAAAAGGCTAAGAGATACTTTTAGAGTAAAACATTTAATTAAACTCCCCTGAGTCAATCTGATTTGTGTTTGCATCCTTGTTGCAAAATTTTTGCATTTATGTTTATTTGATCTATGTttatatttgatgaatgccaaatgtgagggttaggtggttaagttacctaaaacaaattgaaaatgaaaactaacttaaaaacctgttaatgcttgttttaacttgcattttatactaacttaaccaagttgacattccatcaaaaagggggagattgttggtgcggttagcactaacggtctaacccaggttttgatgaatgacaaaatagattAAGTTAGTTTTGCTGTTAATTTAACACAGACCgaatgtgcaggagaagtccagataggtcgacgagctgaccggatgtctggcacgaagcccagtcaggtcaacgggtcgaccggatagctggcacgaagtccaaacgggtcgacgggctgaccgagcGTTTGGCACGAActctagctaggtcgacaggctgaccgagcGTTTGGCACGAActctagctaggtcgacaggctgaccggagagctggcgcgaagtccagacgggtcgaagggttgaccggacgtctggcaggtaagtcactagagtTGAGTGACtgggaggacgcgttcccgggaagggaacttaggcgtcgatctgacttagaaccatttcggaactctaagtcgagatcatgactagattccggtctcgaaaagacggaatctaagtcatactatttttctgttaaactatgaattgtgctaataatctattttgcagggtataattacctcggactaacgtgtttcttgcaggaaggagtctgCTTGAAAACttaagtccgggcgcccgggaggtacccaggcacccggaggtccaggcgcccgagagGTACCCGGGCGACCAGAGGCAAAGTTTTATCCCTTTCGTGTCAACGCCACATGGAGACTTCTGGTTGGGTCAGTTACGTCACaccggggcgccctgaaggttccaggcgcccccgaacctcctatataaggagggtcaaggctgaagctccacaCACAACTAAGAAtttgctctcctgtgctcctgcgacgctacgaagCTCTCCGACAACGCGCTTTCCTTTTCAGTTCTTACTTTCTGtcggtattttttttaataattcctgtactcaattcttgtaatcatttttcgaattattagtgaattgcccatcgaaagcatccttgtgtgcgggccttggagtaggagtcgttaaaggctccgaaccaagtaaaaagaacttgtgttTGCCTTGCAATTATTTTCCTTATtcttttccgctgcttaactcgcTTTGaaatttttgttatcgatattcacccccccccccccccctctatcgattcttcacgatccaacaatagtATCCTATAGACGATCAAATTATAATGAGAATTACTATTTTGTGATTGTGCATTATATAAATCAAATTACTCTTTTTTCTTAACAATCttgttattttatttataacTATTAGAATGTATAAAAGGTTTCAAATGTACAATTGCTTCAGTGATAGATCAATAATGATGTGAGATAATTTTAAAGCACGCTCACAGAGTTTCCATCAACCAAGTCTTTGCAAACTCCAtggtaaaaactaacttaaaatccTTTGTCAAACATATTAATACATATTAGTCGAAGACAACCACTTGGAGCATGATTGAATTGAGATATATATTAAGGTTAAGTTTAACAAATGAGTTTAAACTTTTTTACTATATTGTTAATGGAAGTTATATCTATAGAATTTAGCTAGAGGAATATGTTTTATGGTCAATATGTTAGGTGGAGATAAGTAATAGCTATGAGATTTAGGACTGATGTAGATTACTTAGGAGTGCAATTGACTACTTGGAGAAATGTCGAACTCCCAAGATGAGTTTAGTGTTGCTGAGGTGGACTTCCTAACTAAGTTGATCTTGTGAGTTGTGATAGATCTCTCCCCATCGAAGAGAAAAGGATTTCCTTCCCTATTATCCAAAGCCATATTTATAGGCTTTGGAATAGATGTCACATGCCTTAGTTGATGTCAGCTAAGAAATGGTCTAACATAATGAGAGGGTAGTAAGCATGGTCTTAGTTGAGTTGGAGAAAAGAGAGGTGTGAGAAGTAGATCCATTGAACTGCAACACTTATCAAAGCTAAATAGGAGTTCAGAAATCATTTGAGTACTATATTCTTTAGAAGAATGAAGGAAAGCAACATTTCCTCATTATCAGTGAGGGAGACTTAAGTTGTGGATGAGCATTTGATCTTGGAACCCTTCTTATCTTCCTTGATTAGGTCTTATACTCATTGAAAATCAGTTCATCTCCCTATTCAGACAAGAATGGTGAAGATTTCAACAGTCAATCTTCACAATTCATAAAAATGTAGGTTTTTGAAGCTATGCAGAGCTCAAGTAAACAAAGAAAGAAAGTTTGGGAAATATAGGTAATCTATCTTTTTGATGAATTCTATGGAGGTCCGTCTAAGAAACCTTCTCATCTTTGTGTACTTATAGTCATTCATCATTATACTCAATGGCATGCTCATCAAAAGCagcaaaatataattaattccttAACAACTTCAGTTCTTATTATTTACAAATATCACAATATGTAATACAACCAAAACAATTCAATTACTAGGATTTTACTATTCCTTTCACTAACAATATATTAAGTAACATGAAATTCTGACAGTCTTTGGATCTTTCTTCCGGAACAAATTTGGTTTCCTATAATATGTTGTAACTCAAAGATGAGATTGTTTATACGTGCAACTCCTAGCAGAATGGAAATTCCTATTTTCTTCTCATTTTTGATAGTTAGTTAACTTACTGATAGTGATTGTTCTGAATGGTTCACTGAGATATGCCTGAGTTCGAGCTGATATCTCCTGAGCCACAGATCGCATGGAAGGTCGAGACTCAGGATCAGTTCGGACACATGCAAATGCCACCTTCACCAGGAAGACCACCTCCTCAGCTAACTGCCCTGTAGGGGAAGGCAAGCATTGATCAAGTACATCTTTCAAGAACAAATCACCCTCTGGCAATGATGAAAGGGAAGCCAACGAAGAGATGAGGTCTCCTGGATGTTTTCCCATCATGACTTCAAGTGCTACCACTCCAAAGCTATACACATCGCATTTCTCAGTGATTCTCATTGTGTATGCCAATTCTGAAAAGTAGCAGCAACAAACTGTCATACTAACAAAATAGAAATTATGAATTATGAACGAAGTTTATGTAGAACTGATTTATCCGTTCAAAATCAAACTAAACTTTTAAATTTGATTGATTCTATGAATTAATTTGGTTTAATCGATCTTTTACTTTTCCTCACCACTAAGTTTACCGTAGAAGTGTTATACCTGGGGCCATGTAGCCGTAAGATCCAGCAACGCCGGTCCAATTGGAAGAATCAGGATACAGCAATTTGGCAGTCCCGAAGTCAGCTATTCGAGGCTCGAAATCAAACTCCAACAAGATGTTGTTCACTGAGATATCCCTGTGCGCGATCGGCGGCGACCGGTCATGGTGCAAGTAGGCCAAAGCATGAGCTACCCCTTGCAAAACCTTCACCCTCTTCACCCAATCGAACTGGCTATTCCTTTCCTCCCCATACAGCACTTTCCCCAGGCTGCCTCTTTCCAAGTACTCGTACACCAAGTACATGCATCCGCTCCTCATGCAGAAACCATACAGCTTCACTATGTTCCTGTGCCTCACCTCTGTCAGAGCGCTGATCTCATTCTCGAAGCTCTTACGGTTGATCTCCGGCACATCTCCGAAGCCAGCAACATGCATTCTCTTCACGGCCACCACTTCTCCGGTCGACAGCTTGGCTCTGAAGACACTCCCGAAGCCGCCTTTCCCGATGCAGAACACCTCGTTGAAGTTGTCCGTGGCATTCACTATGTCGAGGAAGGTGAACTTCGCTTCCTTTTCCCATATCAAAGATTCGGATTTCGCCCAATGGCCAGAGCTCACTGTCtcactcttctcttcctcctttctaAAAGCCAGCAAGACCAGCAGAAGAGCGATGGTCAAGATCGGAACTCCTAGCACCGGCACAATAATGGCAATTAGGAGCCTCTTTTTGTGGCCCTTGTGAGAACTGCCACTAGAAGAGTTACTACAAGAAAGTAAACCCGCCACATCGCCGCAAAGCCCTGCGTTGCCGGCATATGCCCCAGAGGTGGCGTTCATGAAAGCAGTCCCAGTTGGAACTGGTCCTGTCAGATTGTTGTAAGAGAAGTCAATGGATTCCAAACTGAACATGCCGGACAAAGCTGATGGAATTGAATCAGAGAGATAGTTGTGGGAGACATTGAGCTTTTGCAGCTTTGTGAGTTTGCCAAGATTGGAAGGTATAGCTCCTGACAAAGAGTTGCTGCTCAAATCTAGCAGGATCTGCAAGGAGTTCAAGTTGCCGAGCTCATTTGGTATCTCTCCAGACAGCTGATTCTTGCTTAGATCCAGAAAGAGAAGCCTTTGCAGATTGCCGAGCTCGGGAGGCACTCGACTAGTGAAGTCGTTAGCTGACAGATCGACTTCTTCGAGATGAGATATAGCTCCCAGCTGCTGAGGAATGGAACCTGATAAAAGATTGTTGCTCAGATTGAGCTTATACAATGAATATAAGCTCCCAAGTTGGGGTGGGATATATCCATCAAAATAGTTGGAGGCCAAGCCAAGTTCCTCTAGTTTGGTCATGTTGCCAATTTCCGGCGGGATTTTGCCGGTGATACTATTGCCGGTGACATAGAAGTGACTCAGACTCTTGCACTGCCCCCACTCCGGTGACAGCGTACCGGTCAGGTTATTGTCGCTGAGGTCCAAGAAGACCAACTCAGGATGCACCCCAAATGCTTTTGAAATGTCCCCGCTGAAGTTGTTCACCTCAAACCGGGCTCGAGAAAGCATGCTGCAATTGCGCAAGCAAGCTGGCAGCTCGCcagagaagttgttgttgttcaCCGTGATCACCTCGAGGATGAAACCTCTACATAACTCGCGTGGCAATTCTCCAGACATGAAGTTGTTGGAGAACCTGACTGTGCTAATCAGACCATGCCAACCTAGTTCCTCCGGTATGCTGCCCCTGAGATTGTTGTCGAAGACGGAGATGAATTGGAGGTTAGGAAGGTGTGCGATGCTGCGGGGGAGCTCTCCCTCCAATTGGTTGGTGTTAATATCCAGTATTTCCAATGCCGTCATGTTCCCGAGCTCCGGAGGGATTCCGCCTGAGAGATTGTTGGAGAATAGAGCCAAGGAGGTTAGTTGATGGAGATTGCCAATCGTTGACGGCATAGGACCTGTCAATAAATTAACCGACAGATCCAACTGGATCAAATTAACCAGGTTCCCAATCTCGGGTGGAATTTGACCAGAAATGTTGTTGGTGAAGAGATACAAGTGCGTCAAATTGGTGGCGAATCCAACCTCCGGCGGAATCTGCCCTGTTATGGTGTTGTTCTGAATCTGAAATGATAAGAGATTAGGCCAACTAGAGAAGAAGCTCGGTACAATCTCCCCAGAAAGAAAGTTGCTGGAGATACCAAACTCCCTCATCTCGGATAATTTGGTGAATGACTGTGGCAATCCTCCGGTGAGTTGATTGTACGACAGTTCAATGTAGTTGAGATGAGTACAATTTCCCAGCTCAGGAGGAATTGTAGAATTCAATCCTGCAAACTTCAAGTCGAGGCGTTCGAGGAATGAAAGCTGACCTAGAGAAGAAGGAATTCGGCCGCCCAACGAGTTATTGTATAACTCAAGAATTCGAAGACCCGAGATGGTTCCAAGGACGGGTGGTATCTCTCCGGTGAACTTGTTTGCCCCAAGACGAAGGTCTTGGAGCCATCTCAGCTTCGCCAGGGAATCAGGAACAGGACCAAGAAAGGAATTGATTGTGAGATTGAGGAACTGAAGGTTCTCCAAGTTTGTGAACAAAGATTCGGGTATTGAACCTGTGAAATTGTTCTGCGACAGGTCAAGGTAGACTAATTGGGTGCAATTCAGAATGAAGGAGGGAAATTGCTGGTCGAGGCTATTAAGGCTCAGCGAGAGGTACGTCAGAGCAGGCATGGGAGAGAACTCGGAGTAGTCCGGCGTCTCCAAGTAATTGGATTGAAGGTCAAAGTGATGCAACTTACGCAGATGGCTCAGCTGGTACGGGATCTGACCGCCAATGTTGTTGTTGTAGAGACGGAGGTCGAGGAGATGCTGCAGCTGCCCGATCTCCGGCGGAATGGAATCATTGAAGAAGTTGCTGCTGAGGTCCAAAGAGGTGATATTGGAGAGAGCGGTGATTTCGGCCGGAATGCGTCCGACAAGGAGGTTGTTACTGAGGTCGAGGCGGTTGAGGTGGGACAGTGAAGGGAAGTCGAAGTGGTCGAGGGTGCCATTGAGGCTGGCGCCCGGCAGGCTCAGCTCAACCACTCGATCGCCTTCGCGGCCGCAGCGGATACCATGCCACCGGCAGGGGGTGCTGGAGTTGAGGGACCAGGAGGAGAGGGAGTCGGGCTGAGACAAGCTGGATTTCCAGTCGAGTAGGGCCTGCGCTTCCGTCGCTGCTGTTGTTGCTGTGGGAGGATAGAAGAAgttgaggaggaggagaaggatcaaCGTCGTCATGCtcggaggagaggaggaaggaaggaaggaaggaagttTGGCTTCGATCACACACAGCTGGCTCCACTGAAGGAGCCACTGCCTCCGCTGTTGAATTTAATGTGCTTTGGATATCGTTGGCTTTGATCGAGAGTAAAG includes these proteins:
- the LOC122052017 gene encoding MDIS1-interacting receptor like kinase 2-like, which produces MTTLILLLLLNFFYPPTATTAATEAQALLDWKSSLSQPDSLSSWSLNSSTPCRWHGIRCGREGDRVVELSLPGASLNGTLDHFDFPSLSHLNRLDLSNNLLVGRIPAEITALSNITSLDLSSNFFNDSIPPEIGQLQHLLDLRLYNNNIGGQIPYQLSHLRKLHHFDLQSNYLETPDYSEFSPMPALTYLSLSLNSLDQQFPSFILNCTQLVYLDLSQNNFTGSIPESLFTNLENLQFLNLTINSFLGPVPDSLAKLRWLQDLRLGANKFTGEIPPVLGTISGLRILELYNNSLGGRIPSSLGQLSFLERLDLKFAGLNSTIPPELGNCTHLNYIELSYNQLTGGLPQSFTKLSEMREFGISSNFLSGEIVPSFFSSWPNLLSFQIQNNTITGQIPPEVGFATNLTHLYLFTNNISGQIPPEIGNLVNLIQLDLSVNLLTGPMPSTIGNLHQLTSLALFSNNLSGGIPPELGNMTALEILDINTNQLEGELPRSIAHLPNLQFISVFDNNLRGSIPEELGWHGLISTVRFSNNFMSGELPRELCRGFILEVITVNNNNFSGELPACLRNCSMLSRARFEVNNFSGDISKAFGVHPELVFLDLSDNNLTGTLSPEWGQCKSLSHFYVTGNSITGKIPPEIGNMTKLEELGLASNYFDGYIPPQLGSLYSLYKLNLSNNLLSGSIPQQLGAISHLEEVDLSANDFTSRVPPELGNLQRLLFLDLSKNQLSGEIPNELGNLNSLQILLDLSSNSLSGAIPSNLGKLTKLQKLNVSHNYLSDSIPSALSGMFSLESIDFSYNNLTGPVPTGTAFMNATSGAYAGNAGLCGDVAGLLSCSNSSSGSSHKGHKKRLLIAIIVPVLGVPILTIALLLVLLAFRKEEEKSETVSSGHWAKSESLIWEKEAKFTFLDIVNATDNFNEVFCIGKGGFGSVFRAKLSTGEVVAVKRMHVAGFGDVPEINRKSFENEISALTEVRHRNIVKLYGFCMRSGCMYLVYEYLERGSLGKVLYGEERNSQFDWVKRVKVLQGVAHALAYLHHDRSPPIAHRDISVNNILLEFDFEPRIADFGTAKLLYPDSSNWTGVAGSYGYMAPELAYTMRITEKCDVYSFGVVALEVMMGKHPGDLISSLASLSSLPEGDLFLKDVLDQCLPSPTGQLAEEVVFLVKVAFACVRTDPESRPSMRSVAQEISARTQAYLSEPFRTITISKLTNYQK